One window from the genome of Frankiales bacterium encodes:
- a CDS encoding F0F1 ATP synthase subunit B: MNAMDNLAEGGTNVLAVPLDELIIGLVAFLIVFWALSKLALPGIRKALDERTAAIEGGIARAEEREAQAAALFEQYQAQLAEARTEAAQIRSQAQADKAAIIDEARREAAEAAAAVTARAEASIAAERASTVAALRREVGTLAVSLAGKVVGESLEDDARARATVDRFIADLEAQAQDGANA, translated from the coding sequence ATGAACGCCATGGACAACCTCGCGGAAGGCGGGACCAACGTCCTCGCCGTCCCGCTCGACGAGCTGATCATCGGCCTCGTCGCGTTCCTCATCGTGTTCTGGGCCCTGTCGAAGCTGGCGCTCCCCGGGATCCGCAAGGCCCTCGACGAGCGCACCGCGGCGATCGAGGGCGGCATCGCCCGGGCCGAGGAGCGCGAGGCCCAGGCGGCGGCGCTGTTCGAGCAGTACCAGGCGCAGCTCGCCGAGGCCCGCACCGAGGCGGCCCAGATCCGCTCGCAGGCGCAGGCCGACAAGGCGGCGATCATCGACGAGGCGCGGCGAGAGGCGGCCGAGGCCGCAGCGGCGGTCACCGCGCGCGCCGAGGCCTCGATCGCGGCCGAGCGGGCCTCCACGGTCGCGGCGCTGCGGCGCGAGGTGGGCACGCTGGCCGTCTCGCTCGCGGGCAAGGTCGTGGGCGAGTCGCTCGAGGACGACGCCCGGGCCCGCGCGACCGTGGACCGGTTCATCGCCGACCTCGAGGCGCAGGCGCAGGACGGGGCGAACGCCTGA
- the atpB gene encoding F0F1 ATP synthase subunit A, whose product MVASTTDGSCHLVPEGCGFPAPDTGIFDFSSVLEFTLFGLTFHITKPVILLLVGALAVVVFFVAAFRRATVVPRGIQNIAEYGYLFVRDGIARDTIGKQGDKFVPVLFTFFFFVWVLNVMSIIPFAQFPVTSRFAIPVAFAVLVYLTWVPLGVKNQGLAFFKNMTMPPDVPKAMYVLLIPIEILSNFIVRPFTHSVRLFANMFAGHMLIVTFSVATWYLLSASVIGIIGSGASFVVTVALTGFEMLIQALQAYVFTLLAAVYINDAVNAH is encoded by the coding sequence CTGGTGGCGTCGACCACCGACGGCAGCTGCCACCTCGTCCCCGAGGGCTGCGGCTTCCCGGCGCCCGACACCGGCATCTTCGACTTCAGCTCCGTGCTGGAGTTCACCCTGTTCGGGCTCACCTTCCACATCACCAAGCCGGTGATCCTGCTGCTCGTGGGCGCGCTGGCGGTGGTCGTCTTCTTCGTGGCCGCGTTCCGCCGGGCCACCGTGGTGCCGCGCGGCATCCAGAACATCGCCGAGTACGGCTACCTGTTCGTGCGCGACGGCATCGCCCGCGACACGATCGGCAAGCAGGGCGACAAGTTTGTGCCGGTGCTGTTCACGTTCTTCTTCTTCGTCTGGGTGCTCAACGTCATGAGCATCATCCCGTTCGCCCAGTTCCCGGTCACCTCGCGCTTCGCGATCCCGGTGGCCTTCGCGGTGCTCGTCTACCTCACCTGGGTGCCGCTGGGGGTGAAGAACCAGGGGCTGGCCTTCTTCAAGAACATGACGATGCCGCCGGACGTGCCCAAGGCGATGTACGTCCTGCTGATCCCTATCGAGATCCTGTCGAACTTCATCGTCCGGCCGTTCACGCACTCCGTGCGTCTGTTCGCCAACATGTTCGCCGGCCACATGCTCATCGTGACCTTCTCGGTGGCCACCTGGTACCTGCTCTCGGCCAGCGTCATCGGCATCATCGGCTCGGGCGCGTCCTTCGTGGTGACCGTCGCCCTCACCGGCTTCGAGATGCTGATCCAGGCCCTCCAGGCCTACGTCTTCACCCTGCTGGCGGCCGTCTACATCAACGACGCCGTCAACGCGCACTGA
- a CDS encoding F0F1 ATP synthase subunit alpha: MTELTIRPEDIRDAIARNVESYAPGTTREEVGRVVETGDGIARVEGLHSAMTNELLEFEGGLLGIALNLDVREIGTVLLGDGSRIEEGQTVRRTGEILSVPVGDGYLGRVVDPLGNPIDGQGPIESEGRRALELQAPTVVQRQPVKEPMLTGIKAIDAMTAIGRGQRQLIIGDRQTGKTAVAIDTIINQKGNWESGDPKKQVKCIYVAIGQKGSTIASVKGALEDAGAMAYTTIVAAPASDPAGFKYLAPYTGSAIGQHWMYQGQHVLIIFDDLSKQAEAYRAVSLLLRRPPGREAYPGDVFYLHSRLLERCAKLSDELGGGSMTGLPIIETKANDVSAYIPTNVISITDGQCFLESDLFNSGVRPAINVGISVSRVGGSAQPKAMKSVAGRLRLDLAQFRELEAFAAFGSDLDAASKAQLERGSRLVELLKQAQYQPFPMEQEVVSVWSGTTGKLDDVPIEDVRRFEREFLDYLARDKAEVLATIRETATLSDDSVRLLEAAVESFKRQFTTAAGKPLFVGEAPAEALDEAAVEHATITRVKG; this comes from the coding sequence ATGACGGAGCTCACGATCCGGCCGGAGGACATCCGCGACGCGATCGCGCGGAACGTCGAGTCGTACGCGCCCGGCACCACGCGCGAGGAGGTCGGCCGCGTCGTCGAGACCGGTGACGGCATCGCCCGCGTCGAGGGCCTGCACTCGGCCATGACCAACGAGCTGCTGGAGTTCGAGGGCGGGCTGCTCGGCATCGCGCTCAACCTCGACGTCCGCGAGATCGGCACCGTGCTCCTCGGCGACGGCTCGCGCATCGAGGAGGGCCAGACGGTCCGCCGCACCGGGGAGATCCTCTCGGTGCCGGTCGGCGACGGCTACCTCGGCCGCGTCGTCGACCCGCTCGGCAACCCCATCGACGGCCAGGGCCCGATCGAGTCCGAGGGCCGTCGCGCGCTCGAGCTCCAGGCGCCCACGGTCGTGCAGCGCCAGCCGGTGAAGGAGCCGATGCTCACCGGGATCAAGGCGATCGACGCCATGACGGCCATCGGCCGCGGCCAGCGCCAGCTGATCATCGGCGACCGCCAGACCGGCAAGACCGCGGTGGCGATCGACACGATCATCAACCAGAAGGGCAACTGGGAGTCCGGCGACCCCAAGAAGCAGGTCAAGTGCATCTACGTCGCGATCGGTCAGAAGGGCTCGACGATCGCGTCGGTCAAGGGCGCCCTCGAGGACGCCGGCGCCATGGCCTACACGACCATCGTCGCGGCCCCCGCCTCCGACCCGGCCGGCTTCAAGTACCTCGCGCCCTACACCGGCTCGGCCATCGGCCAGCACTGGATGTACCAGGGCCAGCACGTGCTGATCATCTTCGACGACCTGTCCAAGCAGGCCGAGGCCTACCGCGCCGTCTCGCTGCTGCTGCGCCGTCCGCCGGGCCGCGAGGCCTACCCGGGTGACGTGTTCTACCTGCACTCGCGGCTGCTCGAGCGCTGCGCGAAGCTGTCCGACGAGCTCGGCGGCGGCTCGATGACCGGCCTGCCGATCATCGAGACCAAGGCCAACGACGTGTCGGCCTACATCCCGACCAACGTCATCTCCATCACCGACGGCCAGTGCTTCCTGGAGTCCGACCTGTTCAACTCGGGCGTGCGCCCGGCGATCAACGTCGGCATCTCGGTCTCCCGCGTCGGCGGCTCGGCCCAGCCCAAGGCGATGAAGTCCGTCGCCGGCCGCCTGCGCCTCGACCTCGCGCAGTTCCGCGAGCTGGAGGCGTTCGCCGCCTTCGGCTCCGACCTCGACGCCGCGTCCAAGGCGCAGCTCGAGCGCGGCTCGCGCCTCGTGGAGCTGCTCAAGCAGGCGCAGTACCAGCCGTTCCCGATGGAGCAGGAGGTGGTGTCCGTGTGGAGCGGCACCACCGGCAAGCTCGACGACGTGCCGATCGAGGACGTGCGCCGCTTCGAGCGCGAGTTCCTCGACTACCTCGCCCGCGACAAGGCCGAGGTGCTCGCGACCATCCGCGAGACGGCCACGCTGTCCGACGACTCGGTGCGGCTGCTCGAGGCGGCGGTCGAGTCCTTCAAGCGGCAGTTCACCACCGCGGCGGGCAAGCCGCTGTTCGTGGGGGAGGCCCCGGCGGAGGCGCTCGACGAGGCCGCGGTCGAGCACGCGACGATCACCCGGGTCAAGGGCTGA
- a CDS encoding F0F1 ATP synthase subunit delta: MLGSSRESLAALGSALDARSGESGFASTPDDLLAVASLLAREKSLRQALADSGQPAGVRSGIVSQLFGSQLSDTSVAVLVDAVSTRWSDDDDLVEALERLGGRAAFTQADRDGALDRVEDELFRFGRAVDSSAELQMAMTDPALPDERKTALVQQLVGATAAPVTTRLLTHLAANLRGRQPVMAVEELAERAAEQRRRLLAEVRSAVDLTAEQRTRLAAALSALQGREVRVNVVVDPSVVGGIVVRVGDDVIDGSVASRLEQARRAVTA, from the coding sequence ATGCTCGGCTCATCCCGCGAGTCGCTGGCCGCCCTGGGGTCCGCTCTGGACGCCCGCAGCGGCGAGAGCGGCTTCGCGTCGACGCCGGACGACCTGCTGGCGGTCGCGTCCCTGCTGGCGCGCGAGAAGTCGCTGCGCCAGGCGCTGGCCGACTCCGGCCAGCCCGCGGGCGTGCGGTCCGGCATCGTGAGCCAGCTCTTCGGCTCGCAGCTGTCCGACACCTCGGTGGCGGTGCTGGTCGACGCCGTTTCGACCCGGTGGTCGGACGACGACGACCTCGTCGAGGCGCTCGAGCGGCTCGGTGGGCGGGCGGCGTTCACGCAGGCCGACCGCGACGGGGCGCTCGACCGGGTCGAGGACGAGCTGTTCCGCTTCGGGCGCGCCGTCGACAGCTCCGCCGAGCTCCAGATGGCGATGACCGACCCCGCCCTGCCGGACGAGCGCAAGACCGCCCTGGTGCAGCAGCTCGTCGGAGCGACGGCGGCACCTGTCACGACCCGGCTGCTCACCCACCTCGCCGCCAACCTGCGCGGGCGCCAGCCCGTGATGGCGGTGGAGGAGCTCGCCGAGCGGGCCGCCGAGCAGCGGCGCCGGCTGCTCGCGGAGGTGCGCTCGGCGGTCGACCTCACCGCGGAGCAGCGCACCCGGCTCGCTGCCGCGCTCTCGGCCCTCCAGGGCCGCGAGGTGCGGGTGAACGTGGTCGTCGACCCGAGCGTGGTCGGCGGCATCGTCGTCCGCGTCGGCGACGACGTGATCGACGGCAGCGTGGCCAGCCGCCTCGAGCAGGCGCGTCGCGCGGTCACCGCGTAG
- the atpE gene encoding ATP synthase F0 subunit C, which produces MSLLAEVTGSLGSIGYGLAAIGPGIGVGIIFGQGVQAIARQPEAYGTIRANMLLGFALTEALALIGFVAPFVFGK; this is translated from the coding sequence ATGTCGCTCCTCGCAGAGGTCACCGGCTCGCTCGGCTCGATCGGCTACGGCCTCGCGGCCATCGGCCCCGGTATCGGCGTCGGCATCATCTTCGGCCAGGGCGTGCAGGCCATCGCCCGTCAGCCCGAGGCGTACGGCACCATCCGCGCCAACATGCTGCTCGGCTTCGCGCTCACCGAGGCCCTCGCGCTCATCGGCTTCGTCGCGCCGTTCGTCTTCGGCAAGTGA